The proteins below are encoded in one region of Xenopus laevis strain J_2021 chromosome 8L, Xenopus_laevis_v10.1, whole genome shotgun sequence:
- the cinp.L gene encoding cyclin-dependent kinase 2-interacting protein-like — MESKSSVYITPKKPVLSASARKIKDNVADWHNLMLKWETYNNDSFNITSKIINLKITADSADKMLLDEALPNKDNITTDKVELDRLCSEVLQTIQNMEKIWTKMEKITATFKGICDLEAYQFPGDISKPTHFHTWPTTLFYEASIKMLNMYKKEMQLKRTIAGDLAHTSDQDLQMVYLSCWLYQPYIDNTIKVLLESMLLETGHRLI; from the exons ATGGAAA GTAAAAGTTCTGTATATATAACACCAAAAAAGCCAGTGTTATCGGCTAGTGCAAGAAAAATCAAAGACAATGTGGCAGACTGGCATAATCTGATGCTTAAATGGGAGACCTATAACAATGATTCATTCAATATAACAAGCAAGATTATCAATCTAAAAATAACTGCTGA tTCTGCAGATAAAATGTTGTTGGATGAAGCCTTGCCTAATAAGGATAATATAACGACAGACAAAGTGGAATTGGACAGACTGTGCTCAGAAGTACTTCAAACCATACAAAATATG GAAAAAATATGGACCAAGATGGAGAAGATAACTGCCACTTTCAAAGGAATCTGTGATCTTGAAGCATATCAGTTTCCTGGTGATATTTCTAAGCCAACTCATTTCCACACTTGGCCAACAACCCTTTTCT ACGAGGCCTCCATAAAAATGTTGaatatgtataaaaaagaaatgcaacTTAAAAGGACCATTGCTGGGGACCTTGCACATACATCAGATCAGGACTTACAGATGGTGTATTTATCTTGTTGGTTATACCAGCCATACATCGACAACACCATCAAAGTCTTACTTGAAAGCATGCTGCTGGAAACAGGACACAGACTCATCTAA
- the tecpr2.L gene encoding tectonin beta-propeller repeat containing 2 L homeolog (The RefSeq protein has 2 substitutions compared to this genomic sequence), whose product MAAQQVGTFKEFCPLYSILNAIPAKVQKGFRSILVYLTALDANSDFIAVGSSIGMLYLYCRHTSQMKKYSLEGKTESISVVKLLSCFDDLVAVGTVSGRVAVFQLVSPLPGRNKQLRRFDVLGVHKSNINALAWSPNGMKLFSGDDRGKIIQSDLDFDKGSCNPSLILEEPSSVVQLDYSQKVLLVSTSQRCLLFYTEEKAVKQVGTQPRKSNGKYGACFTPGLCKQSDLKLFASRPGLRLWKSDVHGYVQSTFILKDMLSKGLEPFELYPRLENSNQDRFVLSEKHFGLMYCFLYEGWVLSWDEYSIYIIDTVNQAVIGGLESSGDIVSVSCTNNEIFFLKGDREIIRISNMPEGALSASLHSPFRAHTPVFIEDGKHHIGTLSEIKENDQIDVQSIKTEKIQLCAIEDEESLVDQATDLKSRTCSLSTDQVKSRSSSINSIDSGFSLTATAEPVSPSNGQRPASQRFSIISNEEFEQELVVKSMKVKKKKKKRHGNHFFLCGTEHIYTSVSYK is encoded by the exons atggctgCGCAACAAGTTGGGACATTCAAAGAGTTCTGTCCATTGTATTCCATTCTGAATGCTATTCCTGCAAAGGTGCAGAAAGGATTCCGCTCTATCCTGGTCTACCTAACTGCCCTTGATGCCAACAGTGATTTCATTGCAGTGGGCAGCAGCATTGGAATGCTCTATCTGTACTGCCGACACACAAGCCAGATGAAAAAATACAGCTTGGAG GGTAAGACGGAATCTATCTCTGTGGTGAAGCTCCTCAGTTGCTTTGATGACCTGGTTGCTGTGGGCACTGTATCTGGAAGAGTGGCAGTTTTCCAACTAGTTTCTCCTTTGCCTGGAAGAAACAAGCAG TTAAGAAGATTTGATGTTCTTGGTGTTCATAAGAGCAACATCAATGCCCTGGCCTGGAGCCCTAACGGCATGAAGCTATTTTCTGGTGATGACAGAGGAAAGATTATTCAGTCTGATCTAGACTTTGACAAG GGTTCGTGTAATCCCAGCCTTATCCTGGAGGAGCCGTCTTCTGTAGTACAGTTGGACTACAGCCAGAAAGTGCTGCTTGTGTCTACCAGTCAAAGATGTCTGTTGTTTTACACTGAGGAAAAGGCTGTCAAGCAAGTTGGAACTCAGCCTAGAAAATC CAATGGAAAATATGGAGCTTGTTTTACTCCTGGACTCTGCAAGCAAAGTGACCTGAAGCTTTTTGCATCAAGACCTGGCCTGCGCCTCTGGAAATCTGATGTACATGGATATGTACAGTCTACCTTCATTTTAAAGGATATGTTGTCCAAAGGACTAGAACCATTTGAGCTATATCCCCGTTTGGAAAATTCAAACCAAGACCGTTTTGTGTTGTCTGAAAAGCATTTTGGTCTGATGTATTGTTTCCTGTATGAAGGCTGGGTTCTGAGCTGGGATGAATACAGTATCTATATTATTGACACTGTCAATCAG GCTGTAATTGGTGGTCTGGAGAGTTCAGGGGACATTGTGTCTGTGTCTTGTACAAACAACGAAATCTTTTTTCTAAAAGGAGACCGAGAAATAATAAGAATCTCCAACATGCCAGAAGGGGCTCTGTCTG CAAGCTTGCATAGCCCCTTCAGAGCACATACTCCAGTATTTATAGAGGATGGGAAACACCACATTGGAACATTGTCAGAAATTAAAGAAAACGATCAAATAGATGTTCAGTCAATAAAGACCGAGAAAATCCAGCTCTGCGCCATAGAAGATGAAGAAAGCCTGGTGGATCAGGCAACTGATTTGAAATCTAGGACTTGCTCTCTTTCTACGGATCAGGTTAAAAGCAGAAGTAGTTCAATTAATTCAATAGACAGCGGATTCAGTCTGACTGCAACTGCAGAACCAGTGTCCCCAAGTAATGGACAGCGTCCTGCATCTCAAAGGTTCAGCATTATCAGCAATGAGGAGTTTGAGCAAGAGCTTGTTGTGAAGTCTATGAAggttaaaaagaagaaaaagaagagacaTGGTAATCATTTCTTTTTGTGTGGGACTGAACACATTTATAATTCTGTTAACTATAAATA